The following coding sequences lie in one Danio rerio strain Tuebingen ecotype United States chromosome 3, GRCz12tu, whole genome shotgun sequence genomic window:
- the pdpk1a gene encoding 3-phosphoinositide-dependent protein kinase 1a precursor (The RefSeq protein has 1 substitution compared to this genomic sequence), with product MSDSVSCLLCVCVCVLLVQYDAALIQPSVALRSCASSSMVRTQLNSRLPQHLGMEVRGGESSTPALKPPQSFKKEDFSFGKILGEGSFSTVVLAKELATGKEYAMKILEKNHIRKENKAHYVIREKDILSCIDHPFFVKLFFTFQDSQKLYFALSYAKNGELLRYIRKIGSFDETCTRFYTAEIVCALEYLHTVGIIHRDLKPENILLCEDMHIQITDFGTAKQLSSDSAQTRANSFVGTAQYVSPELLTEKSACKSSDLWAMGCIIYQLVAGLPPFRAGNEYLIFQKIIKLEYEFPEKFFPKAKDLVQRLLSLDPRKRLGCEEMGGFGPLKGHMFFETVSWENLPLQTPPKLTPYLPAMAEDDEDYYGNYEDLLSQFSSLQVVPSSSAQIVPPRPCSNIEQYIHDLDSNSFELDLQFSSEEKRLLLQKQTSGNPWHQFVENNLIYKMGPVDKRKGLFARRRQLLLTEGPHLYYVDPVNKVLKGEIPWSPELRPEAKNFKTFFVHTPNRTYYLMDPSGNADKWCKKIQEVWGTVCH from the exons ATGTCTGACTCTGTGTCAtgtttgctttgtgtgtgtgtgtgtgttttgctcgTTCAGTACGATGCTGCTCTCATCCAGCCTAGCGTGGCGTTGCGTTCCTGTGCTTCTTCATCAATGGTAAGGACTCAGCTGAACTCCAGGCTTCCTCAGCATCTCGGCATGGAGGTCCGTGGGGGGGAGTCCAGCACGCCTGCTCTCAAGCCTCCGCAATCATTCAAGAAGGAGGACTTCAGCTTTGGCAAAATTTTAGGAGAGGGCTCCTTTTCAACG GTCGTGCTTGCAAAAGAGCTGGCCACCGGAAAAGAATATGCaa tGAAGATTCTCGAGAAGAATCACATCAGAAAAGAGAATAAAGCACACTATGTGATCAGAGAGAAGGATATATTATCATGCATAGATCATCCCTTTTTTGTAAAGCTCTTCTTCACATTTCAAGATTCGCAGAAGTTAT ATTTTGCCCTCAGTTATGCAAAGAATGGAGAACTGCTTAGATACATTCGCAAAATCGGCTCATTTGATGAGACTTGCACAAGATTCTACACTGCTGAGATAGTTTGTGCACTCGAGTATTTGCACACAGTGGGGATTATCCACAG GGACCTCAAGCCAGAGAATATTTTGCTCTGCGAAGACATGCACATTCAGATTACGGATTTCGGGACAGCGAAACAGCTTTCATCGGACAGCGCTCAAA CTAGAGCCAATTCTTTCGTTGGCACCGCACAGTATGTTTCTCCAGAGCTGCTGACTGAAAAATCCGCCTGCAAAAG TTCAGATCTGTGGGCAATGGGTTGCATAATCTACCAGCTGGTTGCTGGATTACCTCCGTTTAGAGCTGG GAACGAGTACTTGATTTTCCAGAAGATAATAAAGCTGGAATATGAATTCCCTGAGAAGTTCTTCCCAAAAGCTAAAGATCTGGTCCAGCGTCTGTTG TCTTTGGACCCTAGAAAGCGGCTGGGATGTGAGGAAATGGGAGGGTTCGGTCCGCTGAAAGGCCACATGTTCTTTGAGACTGTCTCATGGGAGAACCTGCCGCTTCAGACTCCACCCAAACTGACCCCTTACCTGCCAGCCATGGCTGAGGATGATGAAGACTACTATGGCAAT TATGAAGATCTCCTCAGTCAGTTCAGCAGCCTGCAGGTGGTTCCCTCCAGCTCAGCGCAGATCGTCCCACCCAGACCCTGCAGCAACATCGAGCAGTACATCCACGACCTGGACAGCAACTCCTTTGAGCTGGACCTGCAGTTCTCCAGCGAGGAGAAACGACTACTCCTGCAAAAGCAAACAAGCGGCAACCCCTG GCACCAGTTTGTCGAAAATAACTTGATATATAAAATGGGACCAGTTGACAAAAGAAag GGGCTGTTTGCTCGACGCCGTCAGCTTTTACTAACTGAAGGACCGCATCTGTATTATGTGGATCCTGTTAATAAAGTACTAAAGGGGGAAATTCCGTGGTCTCCAGAATTGCGTCCTGAGGCCAAGAATTTCAAGACGTTTTTTGTCCACACG CCAAACAGGACATATTATCTAATGGATCCCAGTGGGAACGCAGACAAATGGTGCAAGAAGATTCAAGAGGTGTGGGGAACAGTATATCACTAA
- the pdpk1a gene encoding 3-phosphoinositide-dependent protein kinase 1a isoform X1 yields MAKTKSPAYDAALIQPSVALRSCASSSMVRTQLNSRLPQHLGMEVRGGESSTPALKPPQSFKKEDFSFGKILGEGSFSTVVLAKELATGKEYAMKILEKNHIRKENKAHYVIREKDILSCIDHPFFVKLFFTFQDSQKLYFALSYAKNGELLRYIRKIGSFDETCTRFYTAEIVCALEYLHTVGIIHRDLKPENILLCEDMHIQITDFGTAKQLSSDSAQTRANSFVGTAQYVSPELLTEKSACKSSDLWAMGCIIYQLVAGLPPFRAGNEYLIFQKIIKLEYEFPEKFFPKAKDLVQRLLSLDPRKRLGCEEMGGFGPLKGHMFFETVSWENLPLQTPPKLTPYLPAMAEDDEDYYGNYEDLLSQFSSLQVVPSSSAQIVPPRPCSNIEQYIHDLDSNSFELDLQFSSEEKRLLLQKQTSGNPWHQFVENNLIYKMGPVDKRKGLFARRRQLLLTEGPHLYYVDPVNKVLKGEIPWSPELRPEAKNFKTFFVHTPNRTYYLMDPSGNADKWCKKIQEVWGTVYH; encoded by the exons TACGATGCTGCTCTCATCCAGCCTAGCGTGGCGTTGCGTTCCTGTGCTTCTTCATCAATGGTAAGGACTCAGCTGAACTCCAGGCTTCCTCAGCATCTCGGCATGGAGGTCCGTGGGGGGGAGTCCAGCACGCCTGCTCTCAAGCCTCCGCAATCATTCAAGAAGGAGGACTTCAGCTTTGGCAAAATTTTAGGAGAGGGCTCCTTTTCAACG GTCGTGCTTGCAAAAGAGCTGGCCACCGGAAAAGAATATGCaa tGAAGATTCTCGAGAAGAATCACATCAGAAAAGAGAATAAAGCACACTATGTGATCAGAGAGAAGGATATATTATCATGCATAGATCATCCCTTTTTTGTAAAGCTCTTCTTCACATTTCAAGATTCGCAGAAGTTAT ATTTTGCCCTCAGTTATGCAAAGAATGGAGAACTGCTTAGATACATTCGCAAAATCGGCTCATTTGATGAGACTTGCACAAGATTCTACACTGCTGAGATAGTTTGTGCACTCGAGTATTTGCACACAGTGGGGATTATCCACAG GGACCTCAAGCCAGAGAATATTTTGCTCTGCGAAGACATGCACATTCAGATTACGGATTTCGGGACAGCGAAACAGCTTTCATCGGACAGCGCTCAAA CTAGAGCCAATTCTTTCGTTGGCACCGCACAGTATGTTTCTCCAGAGCTGCTGACTGAAAAATCCGCCTGCAAAAG TTCAGATCTGTGGGCAATGGGTTGCATAATCTACCAGCTGGTTGCTGGATTACCTCCGTTTAGAGCTGG GAACGAGTACTTGATTTTCCAGAAGATAATAAAGCTGGAATATGAATTCCCTGAGAAGTTCTTCCCAAAAGCTAAAGATCTGGTCCAGCGTCTGTTG TCTTTGGACCCTAGAAAGCGGCTGGGATGTGAGGAAATGGGAGGGTTCGGTCCGCTGAAAGGCCACATGTTCTTTGAGACTGTCTCATGGGAGAACCTGCCGCTTCAGACTCCACCCAAACTGACCCCTTACCTGCCAGCCATGGCTGAGGATGATGAAGACTACTATGGCAAT TATGAAGATCTCCTCAGTCAGTTCAGCAGCCTGCAGGTGGTTCCCTCCAGCTCAGCGCAGATCGTCCCACCCAGACCCTGCAGCAACATCGAGCAGTACATCCACGACCTGGACAGCAACTCCTTTGAGCTGGACCTGCAGTTCTCCAGCGAGGAGAAACGACTACTCCTGCAAAAGCAAACAAGCGGCAACCCCTG GCACCAGTTTGTCGAAAATAACTTGATATATAAAATGGGACCAGTTGACAAAAGAAag GGGCTGTTTGCTCGACGCCGTCAGCTTTTACTAACTGAAGGACCGCATCTGTATTATGTGGATCCTGTTAATAAAGTACTAAAGGGGGAAATTCCGTGGTCTCCAGAATTGCGTCCTGAGGCCAAGAATTTCAAGACGTTTTTTGTCCACACG CCAAACAGGACATATTATCTAATGGATCCCAGTGGGAACGCAGACAAATGGTGCAAGAAGATTCAAGAGGTGTGGGGAACAGTATATCACTAA